One region of Candidatus Desulfatibia profunda genomic DNA includes:
- a CDS encoding VacJ family lipoprotein, with translation MNKKDLIHLLLLLLLAAFLSSGCAHKPAASSGPVSPNSRLHQDRQVTTAKAKQAPTDSDMESAADSDFFDDEFEKDKVTIADPLYHWNLAMFHLNDKLYFCVLKPLAVLYKELTPDIFRTGVKNFFRNITAPIRLVNCVLQGKREAFAVELTRFVLNTTVGVLGLGSPADDHPKLGPPDEEDLGQTLAKYGLGNGLYIIWPVLGPSTLRDSIGMTGDFFLNPVSHVDPWEDELALKGFEKVNKTSFQIGTYEALKKAAIDPYTALRDVYLQFRKNKVQQ, from the coding sequence ATGAATAAAAAAGACTTGATCCATCTACTGCTGCTGCTTTTGCTGGCAGCCTTTTTATCGAGCGGGTGTGCTCACAAGCCGGCGGCATCTTCCGGACCGGTGTCGCCCAATTCACGACTTCATCAGGACCGGCAAGTTACGACCGCCAAAGCCAAGCAGGCCCCCACCGATTCCGACATGGAAAGTGCGGCGGACAGCGATTTTTTTGACGATGAATTCGAAAAAGACAAAGTAACCATTGCAGATCCGCTTTATCACTGGAACCTGGCCATGTTTCATCTGAATGACAAACTTTACTTTTGCGTCTTGAAACCCCTGGCCGTGCTATACAAAGAACTTACCCCGGATATTTTCAGAACCGGGGTCAAAAATTTTTTTCGCAACATTACAGCCCCGATACGGCTGGTCAACTGTGTGCTTCAGGGGAAAAGGGAAGCGTTCGCCGTCGAGCTTACAAGGTTCGTGCTGAACACCACCGTTGGTGTCCTTGGCTTGGGAAGCCCGGCTGACGACCATCCCAAGCTAGGTCCTCCCGATGAAGAGGACCTGGGTCAGACCCTTGCCAAATACGGGCTAGGCAACGGGTTATACATCATATGGCCGGTCCTGGGGCCGTCCACCTTACGCGATTCCATCGGAATGACGGGAGACTTTTTTTTAAATCCTGTCAGCCATGTTGATCCTTGGGAGGACGAACTCGCGCTTAAGGGCTTCGAAAAAGTGAACAAAACCTCCTTTCAGATCGGAACTTACGAGGCTCTTAAAAAAGCAGCCATAGATCCTTACACAGCCCTTCGTGATGTCTATCTTCAGTTTCGGAAAAACAAGGTGCAGCAATAA